Proteins encoded within one genomic window of Hahella chejuensis KCTC 2396:
- a CDS encoding type IV secretory system conjugative DNA transfer family protein — protein MSQLIEEALTKSFYAWEMRGRGWLSADEAVQLEPPYRPFFLLPEHEAPLVAPYDDGVHLSFWQRLFQRRPDRQILPQKSYEEQPPFPRALPYEPVSFQLCIPPEYKTNHERMCAMLRTLTGAMETISFELVGTDGVVECALTCHQIDAEYVGSTLRAFLPEGSVHAGDDLLLAAWDGTNTQARIDFGLFREFFIPLVHVRNFAIDPYIALVSALSRAGEGECLCMQVLIEPVKNPWARTIMDALTDEEDGSCFFADAPEFLQFAKMKTASPLFAVSLRVGAQADELRIPELLAGFDGVFDQYGSVHGNELFPLDVTYYPTYDDDTLLYSRASHHTGMILSLEELVGLVHIPDESVRGPLVREIAGFPEEDENGLVIGSYQHDGERIPATIPHIDRFAHTHVVGASGTGKSSLLLSMMLQDARGGNGCMLIDPHGDLTDDILQCMPENRFDDVIVFDPSDEQFSIGLNILQAESSHEKNLLVSDLVSTISRLSTSWGDVMTTVLAEAVLALVESDEAYSLLDLRHFLSDASYRAKCLAPITDQAIQAFWEHDFPRIGSRSIGPLVTRLDSFLRARMLRYVLGQPRGGIHLGNIMQEGKILLARLPLGLMGATNAQLLGSLLVTKCQQYAIARQSIPKQDRKPFFLYIDECQHFVTPSLASIFGEGRKYKLGLTLSHQYLSQLSRAPEVADAVLGNAHSRIVFRVGGNDARSLAQGFSVFDHQNIVSLGRGEALVRRGNMGNEVAIRTDYIEVPDAFRQREALVSRSREKYGVAVSQIEQLFQERYVRKEAPQKAVAPSRQEPAEDQEKQKPAQHIKEPERAAPKTPTPPPAIQEDAEEKDTKRATTQHIYLQNLIKRLAEERGCRAVIEEPCPGGVVDVALYRGKVKVACEISVTTDMKHELQNIEKCRAAGTYTQILSIVQKANMRLRMEQYFKKEDAKKLPVLVIKPEQIQEYIESLFPPIEPTTSSVKGYRVKVKRGSPPPDGGRSVIAEIIARSVRKI, from the coding sequence GTGTCGCAACTCATAGAGGAGGCGCTGACGAAGAGCTTCTATGCTTGGGAAATGCGGGGAAGGGGATGGCTTTCTGCCGATGAGGCAGTACAACTTGAACCTCCATACCGCCCCTTTTTCTTGCTACCCGAGCATGAAGCTCCGCTTGTTGCGCCGTATGACGATGGAGTCCATTTGTCGTTCTGGCAGCGGTTATTTCAGCGGAGGCCAGATCGACAGATACTTCCCCAGAAAAGCTATGAAGAACAGCCGCCATTTCCAAGGGCGCTTCCGTATGAGCCTGTATCGTTTCAGCTGTGTATTCCTCCAGAATACAAAACAAATCACGAGCGCATGTGCGCCATGCTCCGAACACTCACCGGCGCAATGGAGACAATCTCCTTTGAGCTGGTCGGTACTGATGGTGTTGTAGAGTGCGCGCTGACGTGCCATCAGATTGATGCGGAGTATGTCGGAAGCACGTTACGAGCATTTCTTCCAGAAGGGTCAGTACACGCGGGAGATGATCTGCTCCTAGCTGCGTGGGACGGCACCAATACGCAAGCACGGATAGACTTTGGGTTGTTCCGTGAATTCTTTATTCCCCTTGTCCATGTCCGCAACTTCGCTATCGATCCATACATCGCGTTAGTGTCCGCACTCTCACGTGCAGGAGAAGGAGAGTGTCTTTGCATGCAGGTGCTCATCGAGCCGGTGAAGAATCCCTGGGCGCGGACAATCATGGATGCGCTCACCGATGAGGAGGACGGGAGTTGCTTTTTTGCGGATGCACCAGAGTTTCTTCAATTCGCGAAAATGAAGACGGCTTCGCCACTCTTTGCCGTATCTCTCAGGGTTGGCGCACAGGCAGATGAATTGCGGATTCCTGAGCTCTTGGCTGGGTTTGATGGGGTGTTTGATCAGTATGGCTCTGTGCATGGAAATGAGCTATTTCCCCTGGACGTCACGTACTACCCAACATATGACGACGACACGCTCTTGTATTCGCGCGCGAGCCATCATACAGGCATGATTCTCTCCCTTGAGGAGCTGGTGGGGTTGGTGCATATACCTGACGAGTCCGTACGAGGACCGTTGGTGAGAGAGATCGCGGGCTTTCCAGAAGAGGATGAAAACGGTCTTGTCATTGGCTCCTATCAGCATGACGGGGAGCGCATACCCGCTACCATTCCGCACATAGATCGATTTGCGCATACGCACGTGGTTGGTGCTTCTGGGACAGGAAAGTCATCGTTGTTGCTCTCTATGATGTTGCAGGATGCGCGTGGTGGTAACGGCTGCATGCTCATAGATCCGCATGGCGATCTAACCGACGATATCTTGCAGTGTATGCCAGAGAATCGATTTGATGATGTGATCGTGTTTGATCCATCTGATGAGCAGTTTTCTATTGGATTAAACATCCTGCAGGCAGAAAGCTCCCACGAAAAAAATCTATTAGTCTCTGATCTCGTATCTACGATTTCGCGCCTTTCTACGTCCTGGGGCGATGTGATGACAACAGTGCTTGCAGAGGCCGTGCTTGCGCTGGTGGAGAGCGATGAGGCGTACTCACTTCTCGATTTGCGGCATTTCCTCTCTGATGCCTCATATCGGGCAAAATGCCTCGCTCCTATCACAGATCAAGCGATACAAGCATTCTGGGAGCATGACTTTCCGCGTATAGGATCACGCTCCATCGGGCCGTTGGTGACTCGTCTCGATTCGTTTCTTCGAGCTCGCATGCTGCGGTATGTGCTTGGACAGCCGAGAGGTGGGATTCATTTGGGAAACATTATGCAAGAAGGAAAGATCCTGCTTGCACGTCTTCCGCTTGGGCTCATGGGAGCAACAAACGCCCAGCTTCTCGGAAGCCTTCTCGTTACCAAATGCCAGCAGTATGCGATAGCCAGGCAGTCGATACCGAAGCAGGATCGCAAACCGTTTTTTCTCTATATCGATGAATGCCAACACTTCGTGACGCCGTCATTGGCTTCTATTTTTGGAGAAGGCCGGAAGTATAAGTTGGGGCTTACGCTTTCCCATCAATACCTTTCACAGCTAAGCCGTGCTCCTGAAGTTGCAGACGCTGTGCTCGGCAATGCACATAGCCGTATTGTGTTTCGGGTTGGCGGCAATGATGCGCGCTCTCTCGCGCAGGGATTCTCCGTGTTTGATCATCAGAACATTGTTTCACTGGGGCGTGGTGAGGCGCTGGTGAGAAGGGGAAACATGGGGAATGAGGTTGCGATTAGAACAGACTATATCGAAGTCCCCGACGCATTCCGGCAGCGAGAAGCGTTGGTGTCCCGTTCCCGCGAGAAGTATGGAGTTGCTGTATCGCAGATAGAGCAACTCTTCCAAGAACGGTATGTGAGGAAAGAGGCGCCGCAAAAGGCCGTCGCACCCTCCAGACAAGAGCCTGCCGAGGATCAAGAGAAGCAAAAACCAGCACAACACATTAAAGAGCCTGAGAGGGCTGCTCCAAAGACTCCCACACCTCCCCCTGCTATCCAGGAAGACGCAGAAGAGAAAGATACAAAGCGCGCCACCACACAACACATATACCTCCAGAATCTCATAAAGCGTCTTGCTGAAGAGCGGGGTTGCAGGGCGGTCATTGAAGAGCCGTGCCCGGGTGGGGTTGTGGACGTTGCGCTGTATCGCGGAAAGGTGAAGGTGGCGTGTGAGATATCGGTGACTACCGACATGAAGCACGAGTTGCAAAACATTGAGAAGTGCCGGGCAGCTGGGACATACACTCAGATTCTTTCGATTGTGCAGAAGGCCAATATGCGTCTCCGCATGGAGCAATATTTCAAGAAGGAAGATGCGAAGAAACTCCCGGTGTTGGTGATTAAGCCAGAGCAGATCCAGGAATATATCGAGTCTCTATTTCCCCCGATTGAGCCTACCACCAGTTCTGTGAAGGGGTATAGGGTGAAGGTGAAGCGAGGGAGTCCTCCTCCTGACGGTGGGCGGTCGGTTATCGCGGAGATTATTGCGAGGTCGGTGCGGAAGATTTAG
- a CDS encoding type IV secretory system conjugative DNA transfer family protein, whose amino-acid sequence MANNHAVSYFGQTNWRPPYSRFGIKQPDRLFHMYAIGKTGAGKSTLLENLILQDIHAGRGCAFIDPHGDIAERIAQRVPKSLQDNFIYLDAADPNQPYGYNPLRGVGTAYIPMVASSIMDVLQQLWGKGAWGVRMEHLLRNTLFALLEYGKASFPDITRLPGDKEFRNLVLAHVKNEAVLRFWTKEWARYTPAQKREACAPIENKVGAFLADPRLYRMLTNPPVQLSIRKAMDEGKVLVVNLAKGKLGADSTRLLGAFLINIIQSAAFSRANIPEHARRPFYLYVDEFQHFTTEAVVSMVSELRKYKVGLVFAHQHLHQLEPKISQAVLSNMGTLISFRLGPLDAPIMAKHFNRVFSADDLMSLPYHSIALSLMIDGTASKPFSANTLPPRTNFVKKRKLH is encoded by the coding sequence ATGGCAAACAATCATGCAGTTTCATATTTTGGGCAAACGAACTGGCGGCCACCGTATTCTCGATTTGGCATAAAGCAGCCAGACCGGCTTTTCCATATGTACGCCATAGGGAAGACAGGTGCCGGTAAATCTACCCTTCTCGAAAACCTCATCCTGCAGGACATCCATGCTGGGCGTGGCTGTGCTTTTATCGACCCCCACGGTGATATAGCAGAGCGTATCGCTCAGCGTGTACCGAAGTCTCTTCAGGATAACTTCATCTATTTGGATGCAGCTGATCCAAATCAGCCGTATGGATATAACCCGCTGCGTGGCGTGGGAACAGCGTATATTCCTATGGTCGCGTCCAGCATTATGGACGTCTTGCAACAACTATGGGGGAAGGGAGCTTGGGGTGTCCGTATGGAGCATTTGCTCCGTAATACTCTGTTTGCGCTCCTGGAATATGGAAAGGCTTCATTTCCCGATATCACCAGACTTCCAGGAGATAAAGAGTTTCGAAACCTCGTTCTAGCTCATGTGAAGAATGAGGCGGTTCTACGCTTTTGGACAAAAGAGTGGGCGCGGTACACGCCAGCTCAAAAGCGTGAAGCATGCGCGCCTATTGAGAACAAGGTGGGGGCGTTTCTGGCTGACCCTCGTCTATACCGCATGCTGACAAATCCACCAGTCCAGCTTTCGATTCGCAAAGCGATGGATGAGGGGAAGGTGCTCGTTGTAAACCTTGCTAAAGGAAAGCTTGGAGCGGACAGTACACGTCTCCTAGGCGCGTTTCTCATAAACATCATTCAGAGTGCTGCCTTCTCTCGTGCAAATATCCCAGAGCATGCACGTCGCCCGTTCTATCTCTATGTCGATGAGTTCCAGCACTTCACCACAGAGGCGGTTGTGTCGATGGTGTCTGAGCTTCGGAAGTATAAGGTTGGGTTGGTGTTTGCACACCAGCATCTCCATCAGCTTGAACCAAAGATTAGCCAAGCAGTGTTATCCAACATGGGAACACTCATTTCGTTCCGCCTGGGGCCGCTGGATGCGCCGATTATGGCGAAGCACTTTAATCGAGTATTCTCTGCGGATGATTTGATGAGCTTGCCGTATCACTCGATTGCGCTCTCACTCATGATTGATGGTACTGCGAGCAAACCGTTCAGTGCGAATACGTTACCGCCGCGTACGAACTTTGTGAAAAAGCGAAAGCTTCATTAG
- a CDS encoding IS630 family transposase — protein MRALRDEVAFRQFQGVVKDLQSWEDAGEIELYYFDESGFSQRSNLPYGWSPVGKPTQMKSYPHNKRLNVLGFMSRRQKLIFHATEERVDSAKVVALFNKLAESKDPLKPAVVLLDNASMHRSAEFRRHRLDWIDKGIWPIYLPKYSPELNLIEILWRKVKYSWLPLDSYETFDRLKESVNDILSKFGQEYKINFV, from the coding sequence CTGCGCGCGCTTCGGGATGAAGTCGCCTTCCGCCAGTTTCAAGGCGTTGTGAAAGATCTTCAATCCTGGGAGGATGCAGGCGAAATCGAGCTTTACTACTTTGATGAATCAGGGTTCAGTCAGCGTTCTAACTTACCTTATGGCTGGAGCCCTGTGGGGAAGCCGACGCAAATGAAATCCTATCCACACAATAAGAGACTGAACGTTCTGGGGTTTATGAGTCGCCGCCAGAAGCTGATATTCCATGCCACAGAGGAGCGGGTGGACTCCGCCAAAGTCGTAGCGCTTTTTAATAAGCTGGCGGAGAGTAAAGATCCGCTTAAGCCTGCCGTGGTGCTTCTGGACAACGCCTCCATGCATCGCTCTGCGGAGTTTCGCCGACATAGGTTGGATTGGATAGATAAAGGCATCTGGCCGATCTATTTGCCGAAATATTCACCGGAGCTAAACCTGATAGAGATCTTGTGGCGAAAGGTGAAGTACAGCTGGCTGCCTTTGGATTCGTATGAGACTTTCGACAGGCTGAAAGAGTCAGTGAACGACATTCTGTCAAAGTTTGGACAGGAATATAAGATTAATTTTGTTTAG
- a CDS encoding helix-turn-helix domain-containing protein, translated as MIIFCTVKYVNHLKPAEIKTLTDGFRYSPSSRFRIRCHAILLSNKGYKIDKIADIIDFHRNTISIWIEQWESMGICGLISDASPGRPPIYTEQEQEKVCKWIDEQPQQLRDVQIRLEKETGKSASLETVKRNLKKIKV; from the coding sequence TTGATCATATTTTGCACCGTGAAGTACGTCAATCATCTTAAGCCCGCTGAAATAAAGACTCTTACCGATGGGTTTCGCTACAGCCCGAGCTCCCGCTTCCGTATTCGCTGTCACGCCATACTGCTCAGCAATAAGGGGTATAAAATCGATAAAATTGCCGACATTATCGACTTCCACCGCAACACCATTTCGATCTGGATTGAGCAGTGGGAAAGCATGGGAATATGCGGCCTCATTAGCGACGCCTCCCCGGGAAGACCGCCCATTTACACGGAGCAGGAACAAGAAAAGGTTTGTAAGTGGATTGACGAGCAGCCCCAACAACTACGAGATGTCCAGATACGTCTGGAAAAAGAAACTGGAAAAAGCGCCAGTCTGGAGACCGTTAAACGGAACTTAAAAAAAATCAAAGTATAG
- a CDS encoding DUF6035 family protein: protein MDSFDQFDFPESKLQIPLVKDLERPELDAVPAVLITEYYGLDAIAQMRVSARNRFRCYFCDEPVQLTARLKKQDGVAGIPLNAMNSHLYFFKHRRGCGQHCQWKSDNSNRALVYKGIKEGGRHRALKTLISETLRQLPNWSVIAVDDRFIFSPDRRQRGKPDILAKYKGRHVVFEIQLRSESPEIIGRRQQLYKDMGYQLMWICSFDSVAVAQEEMKIDAEIRQVHKDIGFNSRGNLFVFNEELQKLTVIASELQLIVAYFKPRLSNGKITFSFETERASFSQIRYEDGDSFLKDYHEELEEMRACSYLEAREKAKEYLSNNWMKGLDSVEDFYTLAKNYWYPEPMLSESEKNVLKEIYDDKYVESVIKLKRIVHSLCLSGSMHEIEIISRWREIEDQLKDKGFGFYSGMNVNILRNGIRLLGYDILGNRMKESEYQEAYLYFYFNLKARHYTSLCERISENGPYPDVINNDYQKNIQHDAAYRYVKQHYDLDEFFDWFMSYPFVYPKLERVVKVMPTEF from the coding sequence ATGGACTCCTTCGATCAATTTGACTTTCCCGAATCAAAACTCCAAATCCCCCTTGTTAAAGATCTTGAGCGGCCAGAGCTGGATGCGGTACCAGCAGTACTCATCACTGAATATTATGGCCTTGATGCAATTGCCCAAATGCGGGTGAGCGCTCGAAATCGCTTCCGGTGTTATTTTTGTGACGAGCCAGTACAGCTAACCGCACGCTTAAAGAAGCAGGATGGTGTAGCTGGCATACCTCTGAACGCAATGAATTCACATCTCTACTTTTTTAAGCATCGGCGCGGTTGTGGTCAGCATTGTCAATGGAAATCTGATAACTCTAACCGAGCGTTAGTCTATAAGGGAATAAAAGAAGGCGGGCGCCACCGTGCACTCAAGACCTTAATTAGCGAAACACTTCGCCAGCTCCCTAATTGGAGTGTTATTGCTGTTGATGACCGATTTATTTTCAGTCCTGACCGACGGCAGAGAGGCAAGCCCGATATCTTAGCGAAATATAAGGGGCGTCATGTCGTGTTTGAGATCCAGCTGCGCAGCGAGTCGCCTGAAATAATTGGCAGACGACAACAACTATATAAGGATATGGGCTATCAACTAATGTGGATATGCTCGTTTGACTCCGTTGCGGTGGCACAAGAGGAAATGAAAATTGATGCGGAGATACGGCAAGTTCATAAAGATATTGGGTTTAATAGCCGAGGCAATCTTTTTGTCTTTAATGAAGAGCTTCAAAAGCTAACAGTGATTGCTTCAGAGCTCCAGCTTATTGTTGCATATTTTAAACCGCGCCTTTCAAACGGAAAGATCACATTTTCTTTTGAGACAGAGAGGGCTTCATTCAGCCAAATACGATACGAGGATGGAGATTCTTTCTTAAAAGACTACCACGAAGAGTTGGAGGAAATGAGGGCTTGTTCATATCTTGAAGCAAGAGAAAAGGCTAAAGAGTATCTAAGTAATAATTGGATGAAAGGTCTGGATAGTGTAGAAGACTTCTATACTTTGGCAAAAAACTACTGGTATCCAGAGCCAATGCTATCCGAAAGTGAGAAAAATGTACTTAAAGAAATCTACGATGATAAATATGTTGAGTCTGTAATTAAGCTGAAAAGAATTGTTCACAGTCTATGCCTTTCTGGAAGTATGCATGAAATCGAAATTATCAGCAGGTGGAGAGAGATTGAGGATCAGTTAAAAGATAAAGGATTTGGGTTTTATTCTGGCATGAATGTCAATATTTTAAGAAATGGAATAAGGCTATTAGGATATGACATTCTGGGAAATAGAATGAAGGAATCAGAATATCAGGAAGCGTATCTTTACTTCTATTTTAACTTGAAGGCTAGGCATTATACCTCACTATGCGAAAGAATATCTGAAAATGGTCCTTATCCAGACGTGATAAATAATGACTATCAAAAAAACATTCAACACGATGCCGCGTACAGATATGTCAAGCAACACTATGACCTAGACGAATTCTTTGACTGGTTCATGTCTTATCCGTTTGTATATCCCAAGTTAGAGAGAGTTGTAAAGGTAATGCCTACTGAATTTTAG
- a CDS encoding recombinase family protein, with protein MRKYFAYIRVSTQRQGDKGSSLQEQRAAINAFAKRENLTITEWFEERETAAKQGRTIFRKMFQALEKGKAHGVIMHKIDRGARNLKDWADLGKLIDSGIEVHFANENLDLQSRGGRLSADIQAVVAADYIRNLREEVRKGMYGRLKQGFYPLRAPIGYLDNGSAKAKTICPKLGPLVQEAFERYATGSYTLFSLLTELSKRGLVNRQNKPLSLNGISCLLQNPFYYGLMRIRRTNQVFQGNHEPLITKALFDRVQEVMRRPLNSKRPVKRIYALQRLIRCKNCSYGLYAETQRGIAYYRCHTKACAGTCIREDVVLRIIAMTLRARGIFRKGVLKAFAEEFTFVINELNRDVESQRGYLKLRLATLKEQEVRLTDAYLDRVIDEVMLQDRRKAIIDERLDIDRRLHELQQKTVFEDRERIFLEQVNSLKNIDKLKPSDEIRVILKSAISNIEIQRKNVEITWDFPMSAVFNDRKFYYGEQRPICYRRFTWTKERVQVAARSILLGRDVWKEDGGA; from the coding sequence ATGAGGAAATATTTCGCATACATACGAGTCTCAACGCAAAGACAGGGTGATAAAGGTTCCTCGCTGCAAGAACAGCGAGCTGCTATCAATGCATTCGCAAAGCGCGAAAACCTGACCATTACGGAATGGTTTGAGGAGCGAGAAACTGCAGCGAAGCAGGGCAGAACTATTTTCCGAAAGATGTTTCAGGCTCTTGAAAAGGGAAAGGCGCATGGAGTCATCATGCACAAGATTGATCGCGGAGCCCGCAATCTCAAAGATTGGGCAGATCTAGGTAAACTAATAGATAGCGGGATCGAGGTACATTTTGCGAACGAGAATCTTGATCTTCAGTCGCGAGGCGGACGTCTCTCCGCTGATATTCAAGCGGTGGTGGCTGCTGACTATATTCGAAATCTCCGCGAAGAAGTTCGAAAGGGAATGTACGGTCGGTTGAAGCAGGGCTTCTATCCTCTCCGGGCACCTATTGGATATCTAGATAATGGGTCTGCAAAAGCAAAAACTATATGTCCGAAACTTGGACCACTAGTTCAAGAGGCTTTCGAGCGTTATGCGACAGGAAGTTATACTTTATTTTCTTTGCTGACAGAGCTCAGTAAACGTGGCTTGGTTAATCGCCAGAACAAGCCTCTGTCTTTGAATGGCATTTCGTGCCTGCTTCAAAATCCATTTTACTATGGACTCATGCGTATCAGGCGTACGAATCAAGTCTTCCAGGGAAATCACGAGCCACTTATAACAAAAGCACTTTTTGATCGGGTTCAAGAGGTTATGCGTCGTCCACTCAATAGTAAGCGGCCTGTGAAGCGCATTTACGCGTTACAGCGTCTAATACGCTGTAAAAATTGCAGCTATGGTCTCTATGCCGAAACACAACGGGGAATTGCATACTATCGTTGCCATACAAAAGCGTGTGCCGGTACGTGTATTCGAGAAGATGTTGTACTTAGAATTATTGCTATGACCCTCCGAGCTCGGGGTATCTTCAGAAAAGGTGTGTTAAAAGCATTTGCTGAAGAGTTTACTTTTGTTATTAATGAGTTAAATAGAGACGTAGAGAGCCAGAGAGGATATCTTAAACTGAGACTTGCCACATTAAAGGAACAAGAAGTTCGTTTAACCGACGCATATCTTGATCGTGTTATCGATGAGGTGATGTTGCAGGATCGGAGAAAAGCCATAATTGACGAGCGATTAGATATAGATCGGAGGTTGCATGAGCTTCAGCAAAAAACCGTATTTGAAGATAGAGAGCGGATTTTCCTCGAACAAGTAAATAGCTTGAAAAATATAGATAAATTGAAGCCATCAGACGAAATTCGAGTAATTTTAAAATCTGCAATCTCGAACATCGAAATACAGCGAAAAAACGTTGAAATTACTTGGGATTTTCCTATGTCGGCAGTCTTTAATGACCGTAAATTTTACTATGGTGAGCAACGGCCGATCTGCTACCGACGTTTTACTTGGACAAAGGAGCGTGTGCAGGTTGCTGCACGTAGCATATTACTCGGACGAGATGTGTGGAAGGAAGATGGGGGAGCATAA
- a CDS encoding DUF3892 domain-containing protein → MTKIIGNNDGPGGRNDTYKIGNRPNVPRAQAVKEVEQGKHPGAHVVEVNGQKYVRDNPDNSKKDNVNRNK, encoded by the coding sequence ATGACAAAAATCATCGGCAACAATGACGGTCCTGGCGGACGCAACGATACATACAAAATTGGCAACAGACCTAACGTGCCAAGAGCACAAGCTGTTAAAGAGGTTGAGCAAGGGAAGCATCCTGGAGCCCATGTTGTTGAAGTTAATGGCCAGAAATACGTTCGGGACAATCCCGACAACTCAAAGAAAGACAACGTAAACAGAAATAAATAG
- a CDS encoding deoxyguanosinetriphosphate triphosphohydrolase family protein: MDSPLYNSSNKLYNVKNDCKRQDGRAYGNKERQEKSKLGRTPFQKDYARLLHSASFRRLQGKTQLYPGHEDDFFRNRLTHSLEVAQIAFGIAQYLNVRELPKKIGEQCQIDLDLVQFASLAHDIGHPPFGHNGEKALDELMRLYGGFEGNAQTLRILSNVEKKLLDLEDGTVDAPYGLNLTYRSLASILKYDEEISPLRKDAIEPRKGFYGVERNLVDQIKKHVAPGYTGENFKTIECSIMDVADDIAYSTYDLEDSFHAGFITPLYLLKSITIGDGAGIPPLKYKLFSEINKALKKEKYKELSDPDDIVNIVSDLFEVVEIKKYIDKSSDNNVADNVLCTLLTYMFDTKFTEQPLERVKFTARRVGKLIESVEFLPHENENYPQLSRVRLKREQLITVELLKKLNFMLTINSQRLSVFEFKGKEYIKQIFKSIIDSEGKLLPGPWKIDYDRARKRNISDAHRVVCDYVASMTDRQAAEFHGRLFSDGISIFKPLL, encoded by the coding sequence ATGGATAGTCCCCTATATAATTCCAGTAACAAGCTGTATAACGTAAAAAATGACTGTAAGCGTCAGGATGGAAGAGCATACGGCAATAAAGAAAGACAAGAGAAAAGTAAATTAGGCCGTACGCCATTCCAGAAAGACTATGCACGTTTACTCCATTCCGCATCTTTCCGCCGGCTGCAAGGAAAAACCCAGCTTTATCCTGGGCACGAGGATGACTTTTTTCGAAATAGGCTGACTCATTCACTTGAAGTTGCGCAAATTGCCTTTGGAATTGCTCAGTATCTAAATGTGCGCGAACTACCCAAAAAAATTGGCGAACAATGTCAAATAGATTTGGATCTTGTTCAGTTTGCCTCTCTAGCACATGATATAGGGCATCCACCATTTGGGCATAATGGAGAAAAAGCTCTTGATGAATTGATGAGGCTATATGGCGGGTTTGAAGGTAATGCTCAAACGCTCCGAATACTATCTAATGTGGAGAAAAAGTTATTAGATTTAGAGGACGGTACAGTTGATGCGCCATATGGACTTAATCTTACCTATCGATCATTGGCATCTATTCTAAAGTATGACGAGGAAATTAGCCCTTTAAGGAAAGACGCAATAGAGCCCAGAAAAGGGTTCTATGGGGTTGAAAGAAACCTTGTTGATCAAATAAAGAAACATGTTGCACCTGGGTATACAGGAGAAAATTTTAAGACAATTGAATGCTCCATCATGGATGTTGCTGATGATATTGCATACTCTACATACGATTTGGAAGACTCTTTTCACGCCGGATTTATAACGCCTTTATATTTGCTTAAATCTATAACAATTGGTGATGGAGCCGGCATACCACCGCTTAAATATAAGTTGTTTTCGGAAATAAATAAGGCTTTAAAAAAAGAGAAATATAAGGAACTTTCTGATCCTGATGATATAGTGAATATTGTGTCTGATCTGTTCGAAGTTGTCGAAATAAAAAAATACATAGATAAATCTTCTGATAATAATGTTGCAGATAATGTGCTCTGTACGCTGTTAACCTATATGTTTGATACAAAGTTTACAGAGCAGCCTCTCGAAAGAGTGAAGTTTACTGCTAGAAGAGTCGGAAAGCTAATTGAGTCAGTTGAGTTCTTGCCTCATGAAAATGAGAATTACCCGCAGCTTTCTAGGGTTAGGCTGAAAAGAGAACAGCTTATAACGGTTGAGCTATTGAAGAAGTTGAATTTTATGTTGACGATCAACTCTCAAAGACTTTCTGTTTTCGAATTTAAAGGAAAAGAATACATAAAACAAATATTTAAATCCATTATTGATAGTGAGGGTAAGCTTTTGCCTGGGCCATGGAAGATAGATTATGATAGGGCTAGAAAAAGGAATATATCTGATGCACACAGAGTAGTCTGTGATTATGTTGCTAGTATGACCGATAGACAAGCTGCTGAATTTCATGGTCGTCTCTTTTCCGATGGAATATCAATATTTAAACCTCTTCTTTAA
- a CDS encoding phosphoribosyltransferase, producing MSEYYPIRSSNHGDFSRLILDFKDAKQNAIQYFTKALSYFLARTSLATTPFYVAVVPPSERGSQSQGFAHVLRNISNQFQILNLEQNLFNRIETKEKSHAGGSRDLSVHLRTMAVEPSLINAIQSPATEILVLDDVTTTGNSFKAAIQLLQQANAKKITGAIALAKTART from the coding sequence ATGAGCGAATACTACCCAATCCGCTCATCGAACCACGGTGATTTCAGCCGCCTAATCTTGGACTTTAAAGACGCGAAGCAAAACGCAATTCAGTATTTCACCAAAGCACTCTCCTATTTCCTTGCCCGCACGTCTCTGGCAACGACGCCGTTTTATGTTGCGGTAGTCCCGCCATCAGAAAGGGGATCGCAGAGCCAAGGCTTTGCACACGTGCTCCGCAATATCTCCAACCAGTTTCAGATACTCAATTTGGAACAGAATTTGTTTAATCGAATTGAGACCAAGGAAAAGTCACACGCTGGAGGCAGCAGGGATTTAAGCGTACACTTGCGCACCATGGCAGTTGAACCAAGCCTGATCAACGCTATACAGTCTCCAGCGACAGAGATATTGGTACTGGATGACGTCACTACAACAGGAAATAGCTTCAAAGCCGCAATTCAGCTATTACAACAGGCAAATGCCAAGAAGATTACAGGGGCAATAGCCCTCGCTAAAACAGCAAGAACCTAA